In one window of Chryseobacterium sp. JV274 DNA:
- a CDS encoding RtcB family protein: protein MGNLKLKGKDILKLGYPNNQSVNVALEVMKRNFATKNIHHVKSLLKEILLNPEEFEKDLTFGQIAETLLSSKKTEKRMLNSQRASFHIFGNNISEEAKNQLYTALKLPVSIRGALMPDAHSGYGLPIGGVLAVENAVIPYGVGMDIGCRMSLSILDTPISYLEGARDKYEKALAEHTKFGMYETHKSHIDHEIFERDTFDMIPILRRLKGKAIKQMGSSGGGNHFVEFGEVEITEEDEQIGLPKGKYLGILSHSGSRGLGAEIAQYYSRVAAEQCPLPKEAQNFAWLDLSTHLGLEYWTAMNLAGDYASACHDDIHRRLVKAVGGRVKARIENHHNFAWKEIHNGKEVIVHRKGATPANENELGMIPGSMTAKGFIVRGKGNPESLNSASHGAGRAYSRGECRSLFTQHDIKKELKLKNVTLMGGNAEEAPMAYKDINEVMNAQSELVDILGTFQPRIVRMDR from the coding sequence ATGGGAAATTTAAAACTAAAAGGAAAAGATATATTAAAACTGGGCTATCCAAATAACCAAAGCGTAAACGTAGCATTGGAAGTCATGAAAAGAAATTTTGCAACGAAAAATATTCACCACGTAAAATCTCTTTTAAAAGAAATCCTGCTGAATCCGGAGGAATTTGAAAAAGATCTCACCTTCGGACAAATCGCAGAAACCCTGCTTTCATCCAAAAAAACTGAAAAAAGAATGTTGAATTCACAGCGTGCTTCATTTCATATTTTTGGTAACAATATCTCAGAAGAGGCAAAAAATCAGTTATACACTGCTTTGAAACTGCCTGTTTCTATTCGGGGAGCATTAATGCCTGATGCCCACAGTGGGTACGGACTTCCAATAGGAGGAGTTCTGGCGGTGGAAAATGCAGTAATTCCTTACGGAGTAGGAATGGATATAGGATGCAGAATGAGCCTCAGTATTCTGGATACACCCATTTCATATCTTGAAGGAGCAAGAGATAAATATGAAAAAGCTCTTGCAGAACATACAAAATTCGGAATGTATGAAACGCACAAATCTCACATAGATCATGAGATTTTTGAAAGAGATACATTCGATATGATCCCTATCTTAAGAAGACTAAAGGGAAAAGCAATCAAACAGATGGGATCCTCAGGCGGAGGAAATCATTTTGTAGAATTCGGAGAAGTAGAAATCACTGAAGAAGACGAGCAGATTGGCCTTCCAAAAGGAAAATACCTGGGAATCCTTTCTCACAGTGGCTCAAGAGGTCTCGGAGCAGAGATTGCCCAATATTACTCAAGAGTGGCTGCAGAACAGTGTCCATTACCAAAAGAAGCGCAAAACTTCGCCTGGCTGGATCTGAGTACACACCTGGGACTGGAATACTGGACGGCCATGAATCTTGCCGGAGATTATGCTTCGGCCTGTCATGATGATATTCACAGAAGGCTGGTAAAAGCAGTCGGTGGAAGAGTAAAAGCCAGAATTGAAAATCATCACAACTTTGCATGGAAAGAAATCCATAACGGCAAAGAAGTGATTGTTCACCGCAAAGGAGCAACACCTGCCAATGAAAATGAGCTTGGAATGATTCCAGGATCCATGACAGCGAAAGGATTTATCGTTCGCGGAAAAGGAAATCCGGAATCACTGAACTCAGCATCTCATGGAGCGGGAAGAGCCTATTCAAGGGGAGAATGCAGAAGCCTTTTCACTCAGCATGATATTAAAAAAGAATTAAAGCTTAAAAATGTCACACTGATGGGTGGAAACGCAGAAGAAGCACCAATGGCCTACAAAGACATCAATGAAGTAATGAATGCACAGAGTGAACTGGTAGACATCCTGGGAACATTCCAGCCGAGAATTGTGAGAATGGACAGATAA
- the scpA gene encoding methylmalonyl-CoA mutase, translated as MRKTISVKKPDFNVLPQEREIYNFEKDGLELKSSYEKKDVKDESLTQTSPGIAPYLRGPYSTMYVQKPWTVRQYAGFSTAEESNAFYRRNLAAGQKGLSVAFDLATHRGYDSDHSRVVGDVGKAGVAIDSVEDMKILFNEIPLDQISVSMTMNGAVLPILSFYIVAAEEQGVKQELLSGTIQNDILKEFMVRNTYIYPPAPSMKIIADIFEYTSQNIPKFNSISISGYHMQEAGATPVLEMAYTLADGLEYVRTGIKAGMNVDDFAPRLSFFWAIGMNHFMEIAKMRAARYIWATLLKQFNPQNPKSLALRTHSQTSGWSLTEQEPFNNITRTAIEALSSALGGTQSLHTNALDEAIALPTDYSAKIARNTQIILQQESGICDVVDPMGGSNLVESLTQQMIEEAMRYIDEVEQEGGMTKAIEAGIPKMRIEEAAAKKQAKIDSGEEFIIGVNSFKSSLKQDQIEILDIDNTEVRRKQIERLNTIKAERNTDAVEQILNEIRESAKTGKGNLLALCIEAARRRVTLGEMSDAMEETFGRYKANIKTISGVYAMNAGKNEYFEKALHLTQKFEEEEGRRPRLMVAKMGQDGHDRGAKVVATAFADMGFDVDVAPLFQTPEEVAKQAVENDIHILGVSSLAAGHKTLVPQVVEELSKLGADDITIVVGGVIPQQDYEFLYANGADFIFGPGTNLPKCAVEILERFLEK; from the coding sequence ATGCGAAAGACAATTTCTGTGAAAAAACCGGATTTTAATGTATTACCTCAGGAAAGAGAGATTTACAATTTTGAAAAAGACGGGCTTGAACTCAAATCTTCCTATGAGAAAAAAGATGTAAAAGATGAATCATTAACGCAGACTTCTCCAGGAATTGCTCCTTATCTGAGAGGACCGTATTCTACGATGTATGTACAGAAACCTTGGACGGTTCGTCAATATGCAGGGTTCTCTACTGCCGAAGAATCCAACGCTTTTTACAGAAGAAATCTTGCCGCAGGTCAGAAAGGACTTTCAGTGGCATTTGACTTGGCAACACACCGAGGATATGATTCTGATCACTCAAGAGTGGTGGGTGACGTAGGAAAAGCAGGAGTTGCCATTGACTCTGTGGAAGACATGAAAATCCTTTTCAATGAAATCCCACTGGACCAGATTTCAGTATCCATGACCATGAATGGGGCGGTACTTCCTATTTTGTCTTTCTATATTGTAGCAGCAGAAGAGCAGGGAGTAAAACAGGAACTGCTTTCAGGAACCATTCAAAATGATATTCTGAAGGAGTTCATGGTAAGAAATACCTACATCTATCCGCCGGCACCTTCCATGAAGATTATCGCAGATATTTTTGAATATACTTCGCAAAATATTCCAAAATTCAACTCCATTTCTATTTCCGGATACCATATGCAGGAAGCGGGTGCCACACCGGTACTTGAAATGGCGTATACGCTGGCCGATGGTCTTGAATATGTAAGAACAGGAATAAAAGCAGGAATGAATGTAGACGATTTTGCTCCAAGACTATCTTTCTTCTGGGCAATCGGCATGAATCATTTCATGGAAATTGCTAAAATGCGTGCTGCAAGATATATCTGGGCAACCCTTTTAAAACAGTTTAATCCTCAGAACCCAAAATCTCTTGCATTAAGAACCCACTCTCAGACGTCCGGATGGTCTCTGACAGAGCAGGAACCATTCAATAATATTACAAGAACAGCCATTGAAGCTTTGTCTTCAGCTTTAGGAGGAACACAGTCTCTCCACACCAATGCACTGGACGAAGCCATTGCTCTTCCTACAGATTATTCAGCAAAAATTGCAAGAAATACACAAATCATTCTTCAGCAGGAAAGCGGAATATGTGATGTGGTAGATCCGATGGGAGGAAGTAACCTGGTGGAAAGCCTTACTCAGCAAATGATCGAAGAAGCAATGAGGTACATCGATGAGGTAGAGCAGGAAGGAGGAATGACCAAAGCTATCGAAGCCGGAATCCCCAAAATGAGAATTGAAGAAGCTGCAGCCAAAAAACAAGCGAAGATCGATAGCGGGGAAGAGTTCATTATTGGAGTGAATTCATTCAAATCCTCATTAAAACAGGATCAGATAGAAATCTTAGACATTGATAATACAGAAGTTCGCAGAAAGCAGATCGAAAGGCTGAATACCATTAAAGCAGAACGAAATACTGACGCTGTAGAACAGATCCTGAATGAAATCCGTGAAAGCGCAAAAACAGGAAAAGGAAACCTTCTGGCATTATGTATCGAAGCCGCAAGAAGAAGAGTTACTCTTGGCGAAATGAGCGATGCCATGGAAGAAACCTTTGGAAGATATAAAGCAAATATTAAAACAATCTCTGGTGTATACGCAATGAATGCCGGTAAAAACGAATACTTTGAAAAAGCCCTTCATCTGACTCAGAAATTTGAAGAAGAAGAAGGACGACGCCCAAGGCTTATGGTTGCCAAAATGGGACAGGACGGTCATGACAGAGGAGCAAAAGTAGTAGCCACAGCATTTGCCGATATGGGATTTGATGTGGATGTAGCTCCGTTGTTTCAGACACCGGAAGAAGTGGCTAAACAGGCTGTGGAAAATGATATTCACATTTTAGGAGTATCATCATTGGCTGCCGGACACAAAACATTAGTTCCGCAGGTAGTGGAAGAATTATCTAAATTAGGTGCGGATGATATCACCATCGTTGTAGGAGGTGTAATTCCTCAGCAGGACTATGAATTCCTTTATGCCAACGGTGCAGATTTTATTTTCGGACCTGGAACCAACCTTCCGAAATGTGCAGTGGAAATCTTAGAAAGATTTTTAGAAAAATAA
- a CDS encoding tetratricopeptide repeat protein, with protein MTLTKSKYYFEALDYFPFNLSECMDALNYALSYEPEDADSLCLMGRVYSEELKDYETAKKYFDEAMQSNIGNVNTPKYYIECLLNNEDYKEAEKLIAFALELKGIDKSEILNCLSLLHERNFEYKQALGTLKEAKKFAYNRAALEILEDREKLVKGKVTRTRTIKKTE; from the coding sequence ATGACCTTAACTAAAAGTAAATATTATTTTGAAGCATTAGATTATTTTCCATTCAATCTTTCCGAATGTATGGATGCTCTGAACTATGCTCTGTCTTATGAACCTGAAGATGCAGACAGCCTTTGTCTGATGGGAAGAGTATATTCCGAAGAACTGAAGGATTATGAAACGGCAAAGAAGTACTTTGATGAAGCCATGCAGAGTAACATTGGTAATGTCAATACTCCCAAATATTATATTGAATGTCTTTTGAATAATGAAGATTATAAAGAAGCAGAAAAATTGATAGCATTTGCCTTAGAGCTCAAAGGAATTGATAAATCGGAAATCCTGAACTGTCTGTCTCTTTTGCATGAAAGAAACTTTGAGTATAAACAGGCTCTAGGAACGCTGAAAGAAGCTAAAAAATTTGCTTACAACAGGGCTGCGCTTGAAATACTTGAAGACCGGGAAAAACTGGTTAAAGGAAAGGTAACCAGAACAAGAACTATAAAAAAGACGGAATAA
- the prfH gene encoding peptide chain release factor H: MEKLIQITSGRGPLECQWVAAKVLKTFIEEAKQNTIDYEIIHRENGDENLTLKSVTLLLKGKEVNLFLKNWLGSVCWIGKSTFRKLHKRSNWFIGIFELEDVKMIDFNEKDIRFQTARSQGSGGQNVNKVNTAVRATYIPTNETVFVQDSRSQLENKKLSVIRLKEKVMAVYIQQLERKLKDTWSLQMQIERGNPVRTFSGTDFKKNYEDRTFKKQRNALKNELKNYKNDLN; encoded by the coding sequence ATGGAAAAATTAATACAGATCACTTCAGGAAGAGGGCCTTTAGAATGCCAATGGGTAGCAGCCAAGGTCCTGAAGACCTTTATTGAAGAGGCAAAACAAAATACAATAGATTACGAAATCATTCATCGTGAAAACGGTGATGAAAACCTGACATTAAAATCAGTAACCCTGCTTTTAAAAGGAAAAGAGGTAAACCTGTTTTTAAAAAACTGGCTGGGAAGCGTTTGCTGGATAGGAAAAAGTACTTTCAGAAAACTGCATAAAAGAAGCAATTGGTTTATCGGAATTTTTGAACTGGAAGATGTAAAAATGATTGATTTCAATGAAAAAGATATCCGGTTTCAGACCGCGAGAAGCCAAGGGAGTGGTGGACAAAATGTAAACAAAGTAAATACTGCCGTTCGTGCCACTTATATTCCTACTAACGAAACTGTTTTTGTGCAGGATTCCCGTTCACAGCTGGAAAATAAAAAACTATCCGTTATCAGATTAAAAGAAAAGGTAATGGCAGTTTATATACAACAGCTGGAAAGAAAACTGAAAGACACCTGGTCTCTTCAGATGCAGATAGAACGTGGAAATCCGGTTCGCACATTTTCAGGAACAGATTTTAAAAAGAATTACGAAGACAGGACATTCAAAAAACAAAGGAATGCCTTGAAAAATGAACTCAAAAACTACAAAAATGACCTTAACTAA
- a CDS encoding cytochrome C — protein sequence MKKFILTGIAASAFLVSCGPKSVAVTGPKYTSSEQLTQGKTIFENSCTKCHKLPEPTKHDDKGWINTLSRMAPKAKLTDDQHQMVYDYLISVNKK from the coding sequence ATGAAAAAATTCATCTTAACAGGTATCGCAGCATCAGCATTTCTGGTATCCTGCGGACCAAAAAGTGTGGCTGTGACAGGGCCGAAGTATACCTCATCTGAGCAGTTGACCCAAGGAAAAACCATTTTTGAAAATTCCTGTACAAAATGTCATAAGCTGCCAGAACCTACCAAGCATGACGACAAGGGATGGATCAACACTTTAAGCAGAATGGCTCCAAAGGCTAAACTGACTGATGACCAGCATCAAATGGTGTATGACTATCTGATCTCTGTAAACAAAAAATAA
- the meaB gene encoding methylmalonyl Co-A mutase-associated GTPase MeaB: protein MKFSTEELIEGIQSGNKRLIAKAITLVESKKAEHRVQAEDLLKKIMPFTGNSVRVGVTGVPGAGKSTFIENFGRLVIAQGKKVAVLAIDPSSAINKGSILGDKTRMEELAKEENAFIRPSPSSGFLGGVANTTFETMMICEAAGYDYILIETVGVGQSEVLVADITDVFLFLKIIGGGDELQGIKRGIMEMVDLIFINKVDQDNLQKAKNTRLELKRALDFIPPKEKGWKIPVLLGSALHNQGLQEVYDTISEFIDLKKKSGRFEEIRVQQAEKRFEYWVQEYILSLMKKSDAVEEAYHMHKKNASAMVSNPSTEAKLFVEKFLSNENRD, encoded by the coding sequence ATGAAATTTTCTACAGAAGAGCTAATAGAAGGAATACAGTCAGGAAACAAACGCCTGATTGCAAAAGCTATTACATTGGTTGAAAGTAAAAAAGCAGAGCACAGGGTACAGGCAGAAGATCTTCTGAAGAAGATTATGCCTTTTACCGGAAACTCTGTGAGAGTAGGAGTAACAGGCGTTCCCGGAGCCGGAAAATCCACCTTTATAGAAAACTTCGGCCGCTTGGTTATTGCACAGGGTAAAAAAGTGGCTGTTTTGGCGATTGATCCCAGTTCTGCGATCAACAAAGGAAGTATTTTAGGGGATAAAACCAGGATGGAAGAACTTGCAAAAGAAGAAAATGCGTTCATACGTCCTTCCCCAAGCTCAGGTTTTCTGGGCGGAGTAGCCAATACTACTTTTGAAACGATGATGATCTGTGAAGCAGCAGGATACGATTATATTTTAATAGAAACAGTGGGTGTAGGGCAGTCAGAAGTCCTTGTTGCTGATATTACTGATGTTTTTTTATTCCTTAAAATCATTGGAGGTGGAGACGAACTTCAGGGAATAAAACGCGGTATCATGGAAATGGTAGACCTTATTTTCATCAATAAAGTAGATCAGGACAATCTCCAGAAAGCAAAAAATACAAGGCTGGAATTAAAAAGAGCTTTAGACTTTATCCCTCCTAAAGAAAAAGGCTGGAAAATTCCGGTTTTATTAGGCTCTGCTCTTCATAACCAAGGATTACAGGAAGTTTATGATACAATCTCTGAATTTATTGATCTGAAGAAGAAAAGCGGACGTTTTGAAGAAATCCGTGTTCAACAGGCAGAGAAACGCTTTGAATATTGGGTTCAGGAATATATTTTATCCCTGATGAAAAAGAGTGATGCGGTAGAAGAAGCTTATCATATGCACAAAAAAAATGCTTCAGCGATGGTTTCCAATCCAAGTACTGAAGCAAAATTATTTGTTGAAAAATTTTTATCGAACGAAAACAGGGATTAA
- a CDS encoding c-type cytochrome, with amino-acid sequence MKKLIAAASFTAILLVSCTPKAATSTATAGTSTSTAEQIAQGKTIFENSCGRCHKLPDPASHNPVQWVGIMNSMAPKAKLTDEQHQWVYDYIVSAKK; translated from the coding sequence ATGAAAAAACTCATCGCTGCGGCTTCGTTTACTGCTATTTTGCTGGTTTCCTGTACGCCAAAAGCTGCTACATCCACTGCTACTGCAGGAACTTCAACGTCTACTGCGGAGCAGATTGCCCAAGGAAAAACCATTTTTGAAAACTCTTGTGGAAGATGTCATAAGTTACCTGATCCTGCTTCACACAATCCTGTACAATGGGTAGGAATCATGAATTCTATGGCTCCAAAGGCAAAACTAACGGATGAACAGCACCAATGGGTTTATGATTATATTGTTTCTGCGAAGAAGTAA
- a CDS encoding M48 family metallopeptidase, with translation MKVTHLLGMGAIALSAVACTTNPITGRSSLQLANNSEILTMSSQEYKTTLSKGKVITGTADAKRVVNVGNRIKSAAERYYQSIGRSADLASYSWEFNLLQSSELNAWCMPGGKVAVYTGILPVTKDDNGLAVVLGHEVSHALAGHGNERISQAMVAQYGGAILGGTISNSQWASVFQKVYPIGSQVALLKYGRGQESEADEMGLYLMSMAGYDPRAAIPFWNRMEAASTGARQPEFLSTHPNPETRISDINKDLPKALEYYKAAGGKI, from the coding sequence ATGAAAGTTACACATCTATTAGGAATGGGAGCTATTGCTCTGTCGGCTGTTGCCTGTACTACAAACCCGATTACTGGAAGATCGTCTTTACAGCTGGCCAACAACTCGGAAATTTTAACAATGTCTTCACAGGAATACAAGACGACATTGTCTAAAGGTAAGGTGATTACCGGTACGGCAGATGCAAAGAGAGTGGTAAATGTAGGAAACAGAATTAAAAGCGCTGCAGAAAGATATTATCAGAGCATAGGAAGATCAGCAGATCTTGCGAGCTACAGCTGGGAATTTAATCTTCTGCAAAGCAGCGAACTGAATGCCTGGTGTATGCCAGGTGGTAAAGTAGCTGTCTATACCGGAATATTACCGGTTACAAAAGATGATAACGGACTTGCAGTAGTACTGGGACATGAGGTTTCCCACGCACTGGCAGGCCACGGAAACGAAAGAATTTCTCAGGCAATGGTAGCCCAGTACGGAGGGGCTATCCTGGGAGGAACAATTTCAAATTCACAATGGGCCAGTGTTTTCCAAAAGGTATATCCTATCGGTTCACAGGTGGCATTATTGAAATACGGAAGAGGTCAGGAGTCAGAGGCTGATGAAATGGGACTTTATCTTATGTCTATGGCAGGATATGATCCAAGAGCGGCAATCCCTTTCTGGAACAGAATGGAAGCGGCATCTACAGGAGCAAGACAACCAGAATTCTTATCTACCCACCCAAATCCGGAAACAAGAATTTCAGATATCAATAAGGATCTTCCGAAAGCTTTGGAATATTATAAGGCTGCGGGAGGAAAAATATAA
- a CDS encoding M28 family peptidase, with product MNLKNIIKPTRKKLFLLVGLFLLAGVVLLASVKKNVSIQSSKIIADTSLVKKHLTVLTQTPQFRNHKNIDQLNAVADYIHQTFNVYGDSTAYQEYKVDGKIYKNVISSFGTENKKRIIIGAHYDVCGDQQGADDNATGVTALLELARMLKGQKLKYRIDLVAYTLEEPPYFRTENMGSYVHAKYLKDNKIDVYGMASVEMIGYFRDEKGSQSFPLGILSWFYGDKGDFITLAKKFSGAGPFVKNFISNFKGSEQIKTETFSAPKFVAGIDFSDHLNYWNFDFPALMITDSSFFRNKNYHEPTDTLETLDTKRMTKVIDAIFLSIINLR from the coding sequence ATGAATCTGAAAAATATAATAAAGCCTACGAGGAAAAAACTGTTTCTTCTCGTAGGCTTATTTCTTCTCGCTGGCGTTGTCCTGTTAGCTTCAGTGAAGAAAAATGTATCCATACAAAGCTCGAAGATCATTGCAGATACTTCCTTGGTTAAAAAGCATTTGACAGTACTTACCCAAACGCCACAGTTTAGAAACCATAAAAATATAGACCAGCTGAATGCGGTTGCAGACTATATTCATCAGACTTTTAATGTCTATGGTGACAGTACCGCCTATCAGGAATATAAAGTGGATGGAAAAATATATAAGAATGTCATCTCTTCTTTTGGAACTGAAAACAAGAAACGAATCATTATAGGAGCTCATTACGATGTTTGTGGAGACCAGCAGGGTGCAGATGATAATGCAACCGGAGTTACAGCTCTTTTGGAGTTGGCAAGAATGCTTAAAGGACAAAAGCTGAAGTACAGAATAGATCTTGTAGCCTACACATTGGAAGAACCCCCTTATTTCAGAACTGAAAACATGGGAAGCTATGTTCATGCAAAATATTTAAAAGACAACAAGATCGATGTCTATGGGATGGCCAGTGTAGAAATGATTGGATATTTCAGAGATGAAAAGGGATCACAGAGCTTTCCTTTAGGGATACTTTCATGGTTTTACGGTGATAAAGGAGACTTTATTACTTTAGCTAAAAAGTTCAGTGGGGCAGGTCCGTTTGTAAAAAACTTTATTAGCAATTTTAAAGGTTCAGAGCAGATAAAAACAGAAACCTTCTCAGCTCCAAAATTTGTAGCAGGAATAGACTTTTCCGATCATCTCAATTATTGGAATTTTGATTTTCCCGCACTCATGATCACTGATTCATCTTTTTTCAGAAATAAAAATTATCACGAACCCACTGATACTCTGGAAACCCTAGATACAAAGAGAATGACAAAGGTTATTGACGCCATTTTTCTCAGTATTATTAACCTTAGGTGA
- a CDS encoding DUF4251 domain-containing protein: MKKYISLLMIFGFLFLFQSCASQGSLDSKTVDTLVSSQEFTFHAERANPTNYDVINVMNSMPNATATRILNLNGDYTIDVSKNTLEVVLPYFGRLFNPTYGNTSENGYRFTSKDFTVNKIQNKKGKWTLKFKPNDVRNVEEVNIEIFKNGKAFVSMRSNDRQPISYDGYVSKTEVKQEKEKP, encoded by the coding sequence ATGAAAAAGTATATTTCTTTACTGATGATTTTTGGATTCCTGTTCTTATTTCAGAGCTGTGCATCACAAGGCTCATTAGACTCAAAAACAGTGGATACTTTAGTAAGTTCTCAGGAGTTTACTTTCCATGCAGAAAGAGCCAATCCTACGAATTATGACGTTATTAATGTCATGAACTCAATGCCTAATGCTACTGCCACAAGAATACTGAACCTGAACGGAGATTATACCATTGATGTCAGTAAAAATACACTGGAAGTAGTGTTGCCATATTTCGGAAGATTATTCAATCCAACCTATGGAAACACTAGTGAAAATGGCTATAGATTTACTTCTAAAGATTTCACAGTCAATAAAATTCAGAATAAAAAAGGAAAATGGACTTTAAAGTTCAAGCCTAATGATGTAAGGAATGTGGAGGAAGTGAATATTGAAATTTTTAAAAACGGTAAAGCTTTCGTTTCTATGAGAAGTAACGACAGACAGCCGATTTCCTATGACGGATATGTTTCAAAAACTGAGGTAAAACAGGAAAAAGAGAAACCTTAA